One region of Bradyrhizobium betae genomic DNA includes:
- a CDS encoding Bug family tripartite tricarboxylate transporter substrate binding protein: MRILRNTVFGLVFLSTLLSASPPASAAGYPDRPVHWMIGFAAGGPVDIVARIMAQWLSDKFGQQFIVENKAGSGGNIAAAAAISSPPDGYTLLFVAPNNAISTSLYKKLPYDFLRDTVPVASIMQLTNMLVVSNAVPAKTVQEFIDYCKANPGKISYASSGNGTSVHMSAELFKAMTKCDMVHVPYRGSAIAFPDIISNKVQLIFDNLPSALEQAKGGNVRALGVTSPQRWPIVPDVPAIAETVPGFESVGFYGISAPKGTPPEIVEILNKAVNEALKDPKLVARLAETGGIPKPMTPAEFGKLVEDETAKWKKVVEFAGVSVD, translated from the coding sequence ATGCGAATTTTGCGTAACACTGTTTTCGGGCTGGTCTTTCTTTCAACCCTCCTCAGCGCCTCCCCTCCCGCCTCCGCCGCCGGCTACCCCGACCGCCCCGTGCACTGGATGATCGGCTTCGCCGCCGGCGGGCCGGTCGACATCGTGGCGCGGATCATGGCGCAGTGGCTGTCGGACAAATTCGGCCAGCAGTTCATCGTCGAGAACAAGGCCGGCTCCGGCGGCAACATCGCCGCCGCCGCCGCGATCAGTTCGCCGCCCGACGGCTACACGCTGCTGTTCGTCGCGCCCAACAACGCGATCTCGACCTCGCTCTACAAGAAGCTGCCGTACGACTTCCTGCGCGACACCGTACCGGTCGCCAGCATCATGCAGCTCACCAACATGCTGGTCGTCTCCAACGCGGTGCCGGCGAAGACGGTTCAGGAGTTCATCGACTACTGCAAGGCCAATCCCGGCAAGATCTCGTATGCCTCGTCCGGCAACGGCACCTCGGTGCACATGTCGGCCGAGCTGTTCAAGGCGATGACCAAGTGCGACATGGTGCACGTGCCCTATCGCGGCTCGGCGATCGCCTTCCCCGACATCATCTCCAACAAGGTGCAGCTGATCTTCGACAACCTGCCCTCCGCGCTGGAGCAGGCCAAGGGCGGCAATGTCCGCGCGCTCGGCGTCACCTCGCCGCAGCGCTGGCCGATCGTGCCCGACGTGCCCGCGATCGCCGAGACCGTGCCGGGCTTCGAATCGGTCGGCTTCTACGGCATCTCCGCGCCGAAGGGTACGCCGCCCGAGATCGTCGAGATCCTCAACAAGGCCGTCAACGAGGCCCTGAAGGACCCCAAGCTGGTCGCGCGCCTCGCCGAGACCGGCGGCATCCCCAAGCCGATGACGCCCGCCGAGTTCGGCAAGCTGGTTGAGGACGAGACCGCGAAGTGGAAGAAGGTGGTGGAGTTCGCCGGGGTGTCGGTGGACTGA